The DNA segment CACACCTGTCAAAGATCGGTCGCTGTTTGGATTTCCAACTTGGCTTACAGGTGCAGCTACTAAGACTCCATTTTCACAATCGTCCCTAGTGTCAACAAGTGACTGAGACGATTTAAGACTTACAGAATTGTCCTCGCGTTCACCCTCCACAGTTTTCTTGCTATTGCTGCATTCCACACTATTTTTTGATACAGATTGCTTCAAAACATTGCCGATTGAATTCTCTGGTTCATTGCAGATATTCGTTTTTGCTTTCAGAATTCCATCATTGGACGATGAAAAATCATGTCTCTCTGCCGAACGATTATCATGAATGGAAAATGGGATAGCATCAACAGCCCTCTTGCGTGAACAAGCATTTGGCTCATGAAATCCAGTATCCCCATTGACACATTTAGCTCCAAAACTATGAGCAGTGTACTTTTGCCAATCGTCTGGAAATCCCAACAAGAAGTCTTCGCATACCTGTTTAAAGAGATTTAGCGGCAAACACTAACATTAAGACATTGGATATCTGGTTAATTACGAGAGTTCTAATCCTAGCAGTTGACTATGGAGGTAGGTAGAGTATCTTATATACATTTTGAATTTGAGTATAATTTTATAAAGTAACCAACTATCTCGAACCAACTCTAAGTAATGCTCTGCTGTTTTGTACTTTCTTTCTGTGTTCTTGAGTTTTGTACTAATAAACAGATTGTCAACTACAATTTAGAATAGGCtcccttgattctttttatatatCTGCTTGTGCCATCAACTTGGAAGGTTGATAGTCAAAGCATTGGTTTTGTGCACTAGATTATGAGACTAGActaatttgttgttgttgctattgGAGCAAGGTGGGGTGCACAAGTTGCATTTGCACGAGGGAAGTGATTCAATTCACCTATGGTAATCAAAAACCGAAACAGATAGGAATATGAATATGGACATAGTACCTTGCGTGGGAAGCCATTCTGAGACGAGCGAGAGCTGTTAATTAAACTACTTAAGTGAAGAGTGACTCCGTCTTCAGTCTCCAAGACATTCGCCTCGTGCCTCTTTGCAATCACTGTTGATAAGAGCATTCTCTCTCTCCTATAGAATGGAAAAGAACAAGGGAAATGTAATGTAAAGTTCAAAACAAACATAGAAGAATCAAATGAAGAAATAAGATTAATTGATTGATTCTTACAGGCCATAAGCAATGCCACCAACCGCTAAGCCCTGGAGTGGAAGGCAAGGCTTGGCAAGCCACCAATCGGAAAGGAAAACCTGtgcagaagagaagagaggagttATTCTGTACTACTAATATTGGAATTTGAAGGAACAGAAGAGAAAGgggataataaattttatatacatattttaagGGGGAGAGGTGACGCTCGTGACTGAAGAGAGGTGCTGTAGACATTGAGTGAGTGATCGCACAGTGAGGTGACAACAGATCTATTTCAGATTCTAGAGCACCCACGTGTGGTAGGGGTGGAAACAGACCAAGTACTTTTGGCTGGAAGAGTGTTGAGAGATCCGGCAACAAAAATTAAGCATGTTGAATGTTTTATCAGGAGAGGAAAAACAATATCCCTgcaccaagatgaaaatactacataagaaacaagaaaattataTGAATCAACCAACCTCCTTGAAGGTCGAAAATGTACGGCCTTCTACAGCTGTTAATAGCCTGATGAGGCAGCACAAATGAACATAAGAGGCAAGCACAAAAAGGGAGAAAGTGACAAGCTACAATCTAAATGAGGAATTTAGTTACTGGTGATCTGGGATGTGGACAGGAAAAGCGGCAGCAGTGAGCGTTGACTTGGGGCAGAGAGCAGCAATCTTGGGCAACGCAGAAGAGAGAATGAATATGATNNNNNNNNNNNNNNNNNNNNNNNNNNNNNNNNNNNNNNNNNNNNNNNGCTG comes from the Arachis duranensis cultivar V14167 chromosome 7, aradu.V14167.gnm2.J7QH, whole genome shotgun sequence genome and includes:
- the LOC107459934 gene encoding protein EMBRYO DEFECTIVE 1674; protein product: MSTAPLFSHERHLSPLKYVFLSDWWLAKPCLPLQGLAVGGIAYGLRERMLLSTVIAKRHEANVLETEDGVTLHLSSLINSSRSSQNGFPRKVCEDFLLGFPDDWQKYTAHSFGAKCVNGDTGFHEPNACSRKRAVDAIPFSIHDNRSAERHDFSSSNDGILKAKTNICNEPENSIGNVLKQSVSKNSVECSNSKKTVEGEREDNSVSLKSSQSLVDTRDDCENGVLVAAPVSQVGNPNSDRSLTGVFDRIPCKVHSGKSMVGSPVSTTKIRATQSLGDCKEEYVSHTRKYSKKSLTSLKETSTCPVRRSPRLSKATK